The following are encoded together in the Neomonachus schauinslandi chromosome 15, ASM220157v2, whole genome shotgun sequence genome:
- the OMG gene encoding oligodendrocyte-myelin glycoprotein, giving the protein MALMEYQILKMSPSLFILLFLTPGILCICPLQCICTERHRHVDCSGRNLTTLPSGLQENIIHLNLSYNHFTDLHNQLTQYTNLRTLDISNNRLESLPAQLPRSLWNMSAANNNIKLLDKSDTAYQWNLKFLDVSKNMLEKVVLIKNTLRSLEVLNLSSNKLWTVPTNMPSKLHIVDLSNNSLTQILPGTLINLTNLTHLYLHNNKFTFIPDQAFDHLFQLQEITLYNNRWSCDHKQNITYLLKWMMETKAHVIGTPCSSQISSLKEHNIYPTPSGFTSSLFTVSGMQTVDTINSLSMVTQPKVTKTPKQYRTKETTFGATLSKDTTFASTDKAFVPYPEETSIETINSHEAAAATLTIHLQDGMVTNTSLTSSTKSSPTPMTLSITSGMPNNFSEMPQQSTTLNLRREETTTNVKTRLPSVASAWKVNASLLLMLNAVVMLAV; this is encoded by the exons ATG GCTTTGATGGAATATCAGATATTGAAAATGTCTCCCAGCTTGTTCATCCTTCTGTTTCTCACACCTGGTATTTTATGCATTTGTCCTCTCCAATGTATATGCACAGAGAGGCACAGGCATGTGGACTGTTCAGGCAGAAACTTGACTACATTACCATCTGGACTGCAAGAGAATATTATCCATTTAAATCTGTCTTATAACCATTTTACTGATCTTCATAACCAGTTAACCCAATACACCAATCTGAGGACCCTGGACATTTCAAACAACAGGCTCGAAAGCCTGCCTGCTCAGTTACCTCGGTCCCTCTGGAACATGTCTGCTGCTAACAACAACATTAAACTGCTTGACAAATCTGATACTGCTTATCAGTGGAACCTTAAATTTCTGGATGTTTCTAAGAATATGCTGGAAAAGGTTGTCctcattaaaaatacactaaGAAGTCTTGAGGTTCTCAACCTCAGTAGTAACAAACTTTGGACAGTTCCAACCAATATGCCCTCCAAACTACATATCGTGGACCTGTCTAACAATTCCTTGACACAAATCCTTCCAGGAACATTAATAAACCTGACAAATCTCACACATCTTTACCTGCACAATAATAAGTTCACATTCATTCCAGATCAAGCTTTTGACCACCTCTTTCAGTTGCAAGAGATAACCCTTTACAATAACAGGTGGTCATGTGACCACAAACAAAACATTACTTACTTATTGAAGTGGATGATGGAAACAAAAGCCCATGTGATAGGGACTCCCTGTTCTAGCCAAATATCATCTTTGAAGGAACATAACATATATCCCACACCTTCTGGATTTACCTCAAGCTTGTTCACTGTAAGTGGGATGCAGACAGTGGACACCATTAACTCTCTGAGTATGGTTACTCAACCCAAAGTGACCAAAACACCCAAACAATATCGAACAAAGGAAACAACGTTTGGTGCCACTCTAAGCAAAGACACCACCTTTGCTAGCACTGACAAGGCTTTTGTGCCCTACCCAGAAGAGACATCCATAGAAACCATCAATTCACATGAAGCAGCAGCTGCAACTCTAACTATTCATCTCCAAGATGGAATGGTTACAAACACAAGCCTCACTAGCTCAACAAAATCATCCCCAACACCCATGACCCTAAGTATTACTAGTGGCATGCcaaataatttctctgaaatgCCTCAACAAAGCACAACCCTTAACTTACGGAGGGAAGAGACAACCACAAACGTAAAGACTCGCTTACCTTCTGTGGCAAGTGCTTGGAAAGTAAATGCTTCACTTCTCTTAATGCTCAATGCTGTGGTCATGCTGGCTGTTTGA